Below is a window of Enterobacter kobei DNA.
ACGCCGACGGTGAGGATCAGTGGATCGAGCGCGATGGCTGGAGCGATTACCGCTCCCGTAGCCGCGAAACGTTGATTGAGCGTATTCATCAGGCGGGCGTCGCCGGTCTGGGCGGCGCAGGCTTCCCTACCGGCATCAAGTTGCACGGCGGTGGCGATAAAATAGACATGCTGATCATTAATGCCGCCGAATGCGAGCCCTACATCACTGCCGATGATCGGCTGATGCAGGACTGCGCGGCGCAGGTGGTTGAAGGTATTCGTATTCTCGCGCATATCTTACAGCCGCGTCAGGTGCTGATCGGCATTGAAGATAACAAACCGCAGGCGATTTCTATGCTGCGTGCGGTGCTGGCGGGTTCTCACGACATCGTTTTGCGCGTGATCCCCACCAAATACCCCTCTGGTGGCGCGAAACAGCTGACGCAGATCCTCACCGGCAAGCAGGTGCCCCACGGCGGGCGCTCATCCGACATTGGCGTACTGATGCAAAACGTCGGTACGGCGTATGCGGTAAAACGCGCGGTGGTGGACGGTGAACCGCTGACCGAGCGCGTGGTGACGCTGACCGGTGAAGCGGTCAAACAGCCGGGTAACGTCTGGGCGCGTCTGGGTACTCCTGTTCGCCATCTGCTTGATGCCGCGGGTTTCTGCCCGAGCGGTGAACAGATGGTGATCATGGGCGGCCCGCTGATGGGCTTCACCCTGCCGTGGCTCGACGTCCCGGTGGTGAAAATTACCAACTGTCTGCTGGCCCCGTCCGTTACCGAGATGGGCGAGCCACAGGAAGAGAAAGGCTGTATCCGCTGTAGCGCCTGTGCGGACGCTTGCCCTGCGGATCTGCTGCCGCAGCAGCTGTACTGGTTCAGTAAAGGCCAGCAGCATGACAAAGCAACCGCACATAATCTGTCTGACTGTATTGAGTGCGGTGCCTGCGCGTGGGTATGTCCGAGCAATATTCCGCTGGTGCAGTATTTCCGTCAGGAAAAAGCTGAGATCTACGCCATCGCGCAGGAAGAGAAACGTGCCGCTGAGGCCAAAATGCGCTTTGAAGCGCGTCAGGCACGTCTTGAGCGTGAAAAAGCCGCTCGCCTCGCCCGCCATAAACAGGCTGCGGTGCAACCAGCAGCCAAAGATCAGGCCGCCATTGACGCGGCACTCGCCCGTGTGCGCGAGAAAAAACAAAATGCCACCCAGCCGGTGATCGTGCAGGCGGGAGCCGTACCGGATAACAGCGAGATGATCGCCGCCCGGGAAGCCCGTAAAGCCGAGGCCCGCGCTCGTCAGGCGGCAAAAGCGGAACAGCGTGAAGCCGTTACCGAAACGGACGTCGATCCGCGCAAAGCCGCGGTAGAGGCCGCCATCGCCCGTGCCAAAGCGCGTAAAGCCCAGCAGCAGGCTGCCGGTACGCCAGCGCCGGAAACGGCGTCTGCGCCGGTTGCGGAGGCGATCGATCCGCGCAAAGCCGCGGTAGAAGCCGCTATCGCCCGTGCCAAAGCGCGTAAAGCCCAGCAGAAAGCCGCCGAAACACCTGAGCCGAAAGTTCCGCCCACCCCGGTTGCCGAGGATATCGATCCCCGCAAAGCGGCGGTTGCGGAGAACGTCGATCCGCGTAAAGCAGCGGTGGAAGCGGCCATTGCCCGCGCAAAAGCACGTAAAGCACAGCAGCAGGTCACCGATACCCCGGCGGCCAATGACGACCCGCGTAAAGCGGCCGTCGCCGCGGCTATTGCCAGGGTTCAGGCTAAGAAAGCCGCACAACAGGCCGTCAACGAGGATTAAATGGTTTTTCGAATCGCAAGCTCCCCTTATACCCACAACCAGCGCCAGACCTCGCGCATCATGATGCTGGTATTGCTGGCGGCCCTGCCGGGCATCGCCGTGCAAACCTGGTTTTTCGGCTGGGGAACGCTGATACAAATTATGCTGGCGTGCGTCAGCGCAGTGGCCGCCGAAGCGCTGGTGCTGAAACTGCGTAAGCAGCACGTCCGGACGATCCTTGCGGATAACTCCGCGCTGTTAACCGGCCTGCTGCTGGCGATCAGTATTCCGTCGTTTGCCCCCTGGTGGATGGTGGTGCTGGGCACGGTGTTCGCGGTGATCATCGCCAAACAGCTGTATGGCGGCCTCGGGCATAATCCGTTCAACCCGGCGATGGTCGGCTATGTAGTGTTGCTGATTTCCTTCCCAGTGCAGATGACCAGCTGGCTGCCGCCGCATGAGATCGCCGCCACCGTTCCCGGCTTTATGGACGCGTTGCAGGTGATCTTCTCCGGTCATACGGCTGCCGGTGGCGACATGAACACGCTGC
It encodes the following:
- the rsxD gene encoding electron transport complex subunit RsxD gives rise to the protein MVFRIASSPYTHNQRQTSRIMMLVLLAALPGIAVQTWFFGWGTLIQIMLACVSAVAAEALVLKLRKQHVRTILADNSALLTGLLLAISIPSFAPWWMVVLGTVFAVIIAKQLYGGLGHNPFNPAMVGYVVLLISFPVQMTSWLPPHEIAATVPGFMDALQVIFSGHTAAGGDMNTLRMGIDGISQATPLDTFKTSLHAGHPVNEILSYPIYSGVLAGAGWQWVNLAYLAGGVFLLWQKTIRWHIPVSFIAMLAFCSTLGWLLSPDSLASPTLHLFSGATMLGAFFILTDPVTASTTNKGRLIFGALAGLLVWLIRSFGGYPDGVAFAVLLANITVPLIDYYTRPRVYGHR
- the rsxC gene encoding electron transport complex subunit RsxC; translated protein: MLKLFSAFRKDKLWDFHGGIHPPEMKTQSNGTPLRQLPLASRFVIPLKQHIGAEGELCVQAGDHVLRGQPLTRGRGRMLPVHAPTSGVIVAIAPHSTAHPSGLAELSVIIDADGEDQWIERDGWSDYRSRSRETLIERIHQAGVAGLGGAGFPTGIKLHGGGDKIDMLIINAAECEPYITADDRLMQDCAAQVVEGIRILAHILQPRQVLIGIEDNKPQAISMLRAVLAGSHDIVLRVIPTKYPSGGAKQLTQILTGKQVPHGGRSSDIGVLMQNVGTAYAVKRAVVDGEPLTERVVTLTGEAVKQPGNVWARLGTPVRHLLDAAGFCPSGEQMVIMGGPLMGFTLPWLDVPVVKITNCLLAPSVTEMGEPQEEKGCIRCSACADACPADLLPQQLYWFSKGQQHDKATAHNLSDCIECGACAWVCPSNIPLVQYFRQEKAEIYAIAQEEKRAAEAKMRFEARQARLEREKAARLARHKQAAVQPAAKDQAAIDAALARVREKKQNATQPVIVQAGAVPDNSEMIAAREARKAEARARQAAKAEQREAVTETDVDPRKAAVEAAIARAKARKAQQQAAGTPAPETASAPVAEAIDPRKAAVEAAIARAKARKAQQKAAETPEPKVPPTPVAEDIDPRKAAVAENVDPRKAAVEAAIARAKARKAQQQVTDTPAANDDPRKAAVAAAIARVQAKKAAQQAVNED